From Haliotis asinina isolate JCU_RB_2024 chromosome 8, JCU_Hal_asi_v2, whole genome shotgun sequence, a single genomic window includes:
- the LOC137294740 gene encoding uncharacterized protein, which yields MGQVNNGFVMGLSFPVFVLLLVSVTSSSSSSYPRPLQPEEATDHFLAGALLSYSVNLTGCKVVSQTSPPIKTYDFGDDIRHGRYVMYGPLNNLTFWRQRYVDDKHATRSGPTSRLTGIQMDATGYAYVYIHDYDPKTLARLAYLHMECWAMTGFTPIAQTPQGKQLPFDEIKAELLKGSLLSYSIYTTYCEPRPKNYTHIYVDAGPIDEYRLDPDGSVVFTYRVMDSDLSADIITIKMTSSDDITLEKYTYSQVKGNPSQLITKTCKYTVGTFGFGVYKITSPQT from the exons ATGGGACAGGTGAACAACGGTTTCGTAATGGGGCTCTCTTTCCCAGTATTCGTGCTCCTGTTGGTCAGTGTGACCAG cagcagcagcagctctTACCCACGACCACTACAGCCTGAAGAAGCAACTGATCACTTCCTAGCTGGGGCCCTACTCAGTTACTCTGTCAACCTGACTGGCTGTAAGGTGGTGTCTCAGACATCCCCTCCCATCAAGACCTACGACTTTGGAGACGACATCAGACACGGCCGCTATGTCATGTACGGACCCCTTAACAACCTGACGTTCTGGAGACAACGTTATGTGGATGACAAACACGCCACAAGAAGTG GGCCCACGTCCCGTCTTACTGGCATCCAGATGGACGCCACCGGGTACGCTTACGTCTACATACACGACTATGACCCAAAGACGTTGGCCAGATTGGCTTATCTACACATGGAGTGTTGGGCCATGACAG GATTTACTCCAATTGCTCAAACGCCACAGGGAAAACAGTTACCCTTTGATGAAATCAAAGCAGAGTTGCTGAAGGGATCTCTGCTCTCGTACAGCATCTACACCACATACTGCGAACCCAGGCCCAAGAACTATACCCATATATATGTAGATGCTGGGCCTATTGATG AGTATCGACTGGATCCGGACGGGAGCGTCGTTTTCACCTACCGGGTTATGGACAGTGACTTATCAGCTGATATCATAACAATCAAGATGACGTCATCAGATGATATCACCTTAGAGAAATACACGTATTCACAAGTAAAGGGAAACCCTAGTCAGTTAATTACGAAAACGTGCAAGTACACAGTCGGGACATTTGGTTTTGGTGTGTATAAAATAACGTCCCCTCAAACTTGA
- the LOC137294989 gene encoding uncharacterized protein: MTRPCSPAIVLLSIHLGYVSAWAPKLLNPGEFLDYYTNAAALSYFVNITQCTKDIYSNVTMYSYGDVITNGYVTSYPTGKFILTYSSDREVDGRHLNLTGPAIRSTGIALDDSRDVIVDMNDLNPATGSVMDQSEVVCKNEGNVLGGFQLFAQTPKGTLLTTLNDVQMSLMTGEIVYYVFDIYHCLPVEPLNAKQYYAGRIVDFRINKKGTMVFSDRLLGLGFITVFNVELTSESDITVDMYMYSRQTSQSTHLANKKCTYGDTLKIYKHSF; this comes from the exons ATGACCCGACCTTGCAGTCCCGCCATTGTTTTGTTAAGCATCCATCTGGG ATATGTATCTGCCTGGGCGCCCAAACTCTTAAATCCCGGAGAGTTCCTTGACTATTACACCAACGCCGCAGCTCTCAGCTACTTCGTGAACATAACCCAATGTACCAAAGACATCTACAGCAACGTTACAATGTATTCGTATGGTGACGTCATCACCAATGGCTACGTGACCAGTTACCCCACGGGGAAGTTTATCCTGACGTACAGTTCAGACAGAGAGGTAGATGGGAGGCACCTGAACCTAACTG GCCCTGCTATCAGATCAACAGGCATTGCTCTTGACGACTCAAGAGATGTGATTGTGGATATGAACGACCTCAACCCTGCTACCGGAAGTGTAATGGACCAATCTGAAGTTGTCTGCAAAAACGAAGGAAACGTtctagg AGGTTTCCAGTTGTTTGCTCAGACGCCCAAAGGAACTCTACTGACGACCTTGAACGATGTCCAGATGTCACTGATGACTGGAGAGATTGTATATTACGTGTTTGATATCTACCACTGCTTACCTGTCGAACCGTTGAATGCTAAACAGTACTACGCTGGAAGAATCGTTG atttccgTATTAACAAGAAAGGAACTATGGTGTTTTCCGATCGCCTCCTTGGGCTTGGGTTTATTACAGTTTTCAATGTTGAGCTGACGTCCGAATCTGACATCACTgttgacatgtacatgtactccAGGCAGACGTCACAGTCAACCCATTTGGCCAACAAAAAGTGCACATATGGCGATACCCTCAAAATCTACAAACACTCTTTTTAA